TGTCACTGCCCCCTGCCCCTACGACCCACCCTACCCCTACGACCTCTGCCTCCGCCTCTGCCACCTCCTCTATCTCCGCCTCCTCCTCTGCCTCGACCTCTGCCTCCTCGTACACCAACGAAAGTGACGCCCTGGGTCCTGCTCAAGTCTCTGATGACAGTGAGGCACTTCTCTAATAAAGTGCGGGAGCGTGTATCTCTAGGGGGACCGTCGTCGACCTCAAGTCCCTGCTCTAGCAAATCAACGGCCCGACGCAAAGAAGcctgaaaataaatcaatatacATGTTAGTAAACCGCATACACAAAACCACAAATGCATAAAGAAAATTAAGTTCACACTTACCACAGCACTGAGATCGGCCCTACTCTCATCCGGGATGATGAACCGGTGAGATACACCGGTGTACCAGTCCAGGTAATCATCTACTGCCGCTCCATCCACTATACTAGGGACCCCCCCTGGAATCAAGTGTGGCTCATAATCCTGGTATGCTGCATCAACGACCTCCGCAGCAGAACTCATGCCCATCACAACAGATGGGTGTCGCGGGATAGGCTGCACGTACCCAACTGCCGCATCACACGCTCAGGAAGATGAGGTCGCACGGCCGTCCGGATGGGAGTCCGGATGTAGCCTGAGTATAAAGCTCGGACGTCCAGCTCTCTGTGACTCCTGTGCTCCTCATACGGTGTCCATATGACGTCCTCTGCCGTCATCTGATCGAAGAGAACTCGCCTCTCCATCAGTCCAGCATGCCCAGCCCGGGACTCCATCCACCTGCACGCTCTGGGCTGGTCCTCCGTGTACTCGGGGACCTCAATCCGCTGAATAATGGTGGGTGGGAAGTGCTCAAACACCCAAGCTACCAGGAGGGAAGAACAACCGCTCATCTGCTTGGTCTTCCTCCGTGAGGCATGACCAAGTGCATCATACAGTGTAGCTAGTGCAATGGCGCCCCACGCATACTCTGACACCCGATCAAGATGCTGCAGCATGCCGATCCAATGGACAGAAGTGTAGTGTCCTCCACTCTTGTTCGCAAACAAGGTCGAGCCGAGGAGGTGAAGTAGCCACATCCGTGCTGCATGGTCATGCCGATGCTCTAAAGTACAACAAAGAAACCATTAATCATTTAATTCACATATAATAGttgcaaataaataaattaagtatACAGTACAACTAACCAGCAAGAGCCCTAGTGTAAAGAGTCTGCAAGAACCCGAATCGCAAGCCAATGGTCTTCACCGCCTTAAACTCCATGATGTAGTCCGTGGCTACCCCTCCTAAGAGCAGAACACAGGTCTCCGCTGCCTGTTCTCTGCTGGCCTGTCCGGGAGTATAAAACCTATCACCCATCGGCAAATGAAGTATAGATGACACGTCATCCAGGGTGATGGTCATCTCCCCGAATGGCATGTGGAAGCTGCTGGTATCCTCATGCCATCTCTCGACGAGGGCAGATAGAAGGGGTGTGTCTATCTCCAGATAGGTGCAACTGAAGAGCGGATAGAGTCCGGTCCCCTCCACACGCTGACGAACAGCGCTCATATCGTCTCCCTCGCCCTCACATGTCAGCTTTGCCAGCTTCATCCCAGCGCTGGCAAACTTCAACACACCTCTATCGGGGTAACGCGGGTCGGTGCCTATAATATGATGCCACAGACACGGCGCAACGTGATGTGGGTAACGGACCAACAGTGACAGATCATCAGGCCCCCCTGGAAACGGTGCCTCTGTCTGGACTGGCACCTCATCCCGTCGTGCTCCAGCATCACCCTCAAGCTCCACACCAACCTCAGGCTCCACATCAACCTGAAGCTCCACATCAACCTCATGCTCCACATCAACCTCATGCTCACTCTCTGCCGAACTCTGAGGAGTCATCCGACGAGAAGGCGGAGAAGGCTCGGGATTCGTCTGACGAGAAGGCTCATGAATCATCTCACAAGGGTCTCGACGCTCCTCATTTGATGTCCCACCAACATCCTGGTCCTCACCAAATCTGCCTCTGACTCTACGAAAAGAAGCATGCAGCCGTCTGTGGCGATCCTCAACATCATCAGGGGCTGTGTAGCGATCCTCAACATCCTCCGTGGCATCATGGGAGCTCCCAGCAACATGTGATTTCCTGCGCCCTTGGCTCTTCCTCTTAGCCATCtatgaaaaaataatactcATCAGATAATTGTAAAAGTACCAATTGATGAGCTTTATAACTGAATATTCATGCAATCAGCAAGAGATATGTACCAAGACAGATTATCAAGTATGTTGAGGATGTTTAGATCAACTTTTCTTTAAACATGATCAATAGTAAAAGAAACAATCAGAAGTGGAACAATGCAAGCATACTATATAAATCTGGTTGGAGAAAAGGCTTTTAGGGAGCATAATGAAATCAGATAGTGGGGTGAATCATTTCCAATGGTTAACTTCTTCATACAGTGTATGGTAGGATAGACATCCTCATGATTTGTGAGAGAACCTTTGCCTTCTTATTCAGCTAATTTCTCATGGATATTTTTCACATCTTATCTGTATATTCCTTCACTACACTAAATAAGATAAATTCAGGCAAACAGCATAACTATTAGCCCCCTCACAATGCAAAGAtatcttcataaatttattagcATCTAGCTTTATGCTTCACCGAAATCAGCAATTAGCCCAGAGCAAGCCAAACACAACTATTTTTTCCTCAACTTGCTTTCTATGAAAACTGTATGTGAAGTACATTGTACCACAAACAAAGGATGCATAATTTACACAGCTTCACTAACTTTTACAACACAGCAGGGGACACTAGGCTGCTTAAGAAACTAATGTAATTAGTGGACACACAGAAGGAAATATAATCAATTTGTGAGAATGGACTTATTGGAGCTTAACTAGATAACTTGTGGGTTTCCATTGTTATCAATAGCATGGCATATCTATCTTAGAATCTAACTTCTttcatttgttttaatttttaaacaataCCCTTAGAGCCCAATTTCATTTCAATGTAACTTGGTACATTGTGACATTACAACATTGTCACTAAACTGCTAGAGCTTCATTACACTGCTCTACCTTTTATTTAAATCCTAAATTAAATAGGGTGAAAAATtcattaaaatgaaagttttaaGTTCCTTAACCCCAAACAAGGAAAACAAGTATAGAATCGGACATTATCCTTTGTTTTAACACTATAGAAAGGAGGGGGAAAATATTTTGAACAATTAGTGTATAATACAGTAATATACTGGACCTGGAACGCGTGTTGAGACCTAAATATCTACCTATACCAACAGACATCCTCCCACAATATTTCTTACTGGTTTCTTAGTCTATTGGCTATCAATTTCTTGATTAAATATCTTTTGAACACCCTCTCTATTTTTCACTCAGACTTCACTCCTTGCATATCCCAACAGTATGCCACTCCATTATCATTTGAAATATCTAAGTTTCATGATCTCATTCTTTTGTATTAAATTTTACAGAGACAATTTCAAACAAAGGTAAAAACTGGAATGAAAAACTGGAGTTTCAGCCCTGTAATTAGGCTTTCAACAAACTTTCTTTCTAAAATATCTCAACAAAGATATAGCAGAGGGGAATTTATAGCAACAAGTTACAAAAAAATCCAGCAATATAGCAACAATCATCAATATAGCAGCAACCTATGTAACCTGAAAAGAGTAATGGTTATTTATATAGCAGCAACCTATATAGCAGCAACCTATATAGCAGCAAAAGTTAGCAACAACCTAGTAATGGTTATTTATATAGCAGCAACCTATATAGCAGCAACCTATAGCAACAACTTCCTATATTTATTGTTCCACAGCTACCATTTCATGCAAATCAAAAGTTATGCTAGAAAAGAGTAATGGTTCTGTCTCAATTATTCATGAGATTGAGAGTAAGTGTACCTGAAACAAGTTCTCCCTTTGTGCTCAATCAAATCTTTTTGCTCAAGTTCTTAAGTTCAGAGGGGAATTTCACagttgcctatcaaaaaaaactaatggatcaatgttaagaaaaataaatgcaaACATGGTAGATAACAGGTGAGAAAATGCAgcttccagaactcaaaactcCAAAACTCAGGGTAGATAACAAACAGTGAAAGGGATGTGAATTTCAATTCGTTCTGGGGTGTGAAAACATGGTGCCCGTACATGAATTTCAATCGTTTTTCATATCAAACATGAATTAGTATAGGATTCTCCACAATAAACCCTAATACCCTAATAGCAAACCGCACCCAACGAATCGAATCCGTAACCCTAAAaacaagatgatgatgaatgaaGGGAGAgctctgatgatgatgaagatgaacgaAGATTACCTCTATTGCGGAATCCCAGTTCCAGGAGCAATTCCAGTTgacgaagaagatgatgaaggcaGAGCTCTGATAGAGGGCTTCGGAAATGGAAGTTCAAGAATGGTTTCGGAATGAAATGGGAAATGAGCCCGTGTTTTGATTTAATAATAACATCCTTCGGAACTTTATTATCCGGAGCATATCGGAATTGAGCAATCCGAAGTACATCGGAAATGGTTAGTCCGAACTAAAACACGGAGGGGCATAATAGTATTTCCCCACTTTTAAGTGGGGTGGCATTTCTAAGCcctggggtgccaaatccaggGCTCTTTGCTTCCACAAGTCCAAATGTTACTCTCCCTTCCATTCACAAATTTTCAActgaaaaatcaatattttgtcAAATACAATCCGTCGCTAACTTGTGACGGACAGATCAGTCGCTATTTTATGACGTACTTCCGTCACTATTTTGTGACGGATACCTACGTTGCTATCTCGTGGCGGATGCTTCCGTCGCTGATTCGTGACGGACACTTCCGTCGCTATTTTGTTACGGATATTTCTTTGTGAGTATTTTTATCCTATAAAATTCTTCCTTCCACCACAACTTCCCAATACACTTTTTGAGTATTTTTTTAACTTCATCAATCCACCTCCTCTAATTACTTATGCTCTGCATCTCTAACAACCTCTTGAAAAATTCTAAATCATTCTATTGGAGGGTCTTCTTGTGCCACCTATGGAATTCTCTCTTAAACCCTTTGAATCTTAAAGGAAATTTTCCTAGATTTGGTTGACACCTTTTCTAAACCATATAAGAAACGAAGGCAGTATATATTTATTGATAAACCATCCTGATGAGAACATGAATGGTTATCTGGTTTATAATTCTTGAATAAACCATCCTGATGTCAACAAGAGTCGTCTGGTTGATAATTCTTGATATTCAGCTGATGGATTAATGTGTTATCAACTGGTCCAACAATTTTCTAAAGTTCATCGATTGGAATTGTTTGCTGATTTGCTGTACTTGCTAATTCTCAAATGCATAACATAATAAAATTTTGACATTGCTATGCTTTAGTTTTCTAACAAATAACATACCAAACTTCTATGTTACATTGATCCACAAAGTCAGAAATACAGAACAAAACACCAGATTCAGGCGTTAATGAAAGCACACATAACTAGAATGTCTGTGCTTTTTTATTTTCACACAAAGACAGACACACAATTGCCTTCTGTATCAGGATATCATACTGAGACATTCCTGAACAGTAAGACAGATGATACCTATAGTACAATGAGCCAAGGATGAACTGCCAAAGAATGAGCCAAGGATGGATTGCCTTAAGACCAGATGCGGAGACAAGCCCACTGCTATCTGGCCTCATCAAGGACAGGGTTTGGTACAACATTGCGCCAAGCCTGCACTTGATTCTTTGCCGATCAAGTGTTAAGGTTGCAGCTGTTACCTCCCGCTGCAACCCATTTTGTGGGCATGATGCCACGCCCACAATCGACCATGTCTGCCAGAGGGTAGACAGAAGATCCAAGATGGTTGAAAGAAAAGGTGTCAAAACCTCCCCTTGAATACATGCTAGTCACCTCTAAACCAGAAACATTTGGACTGCTCCCATTAGTCTCTTTCGAAGAGTTTAAAGTTCCAACCTCAGATTGAAAGACATCAGAACCCTGAGAACCACTGGACTGTAGCTGTTCACCACCAGTTTTCTTCACGTCCCTTCCAGTTTTGCCATTTCCATTAGCAGAAACCTTTGTGTTCAAGAAACGACCACCACATCCTCTTGGTCGTCGCAGTGCATGGAGATGGCGGGACTCATGCAAATAGGGCTGTAAGACAAATACAAACACAAATAGCTCTtaaaagaagagaaaaggaaacAATACCATTTCACACATAGTTGAAATTTGTAATCAGCCTACAGCTAACAAAGCTCTTGTCAAGTACAGAATTACTTTGCACTGACAGTGATGGTGCACCACTTTCCACATAAATTTGGTCAGACCATCCTATCAACACTAAAATGTTCTAAAGCCAAGACTAGAGCCATATTATATTCATTAGTTTAAAGATGACAAAATCAATTCTTGATGGTCCAAATTGGAAAATGCTCAGTTCTCCTTAAACAAGGTTTCAGGTGCAAGTTTTGTGGAAAGAAAAAACAAGCATGAGGAGAGTTTAGGCCTTAATTGAGTCCACATAATTCAACTCAAATTAGTTGAGACCAAAGCAGCTTCCATATTACAGGGCTTTGAAACCAAAATAatgtttgagaatgacaaaaaATTGGGACACCCATATGAGGAATCATACCTTACGACGTTTAGTCATTTTGCGATCAAGCACAGCTTTGGCACGAGACTGCCGACGCCTAATGATTCCATGGTACTGCTTAGCATTAACGTAAATTGGTCCTTCATCGGTTGTCAGGTTAAGTGGCAGCATTATACGTCCCTATATTGATAAGCACGATACATACATTGATGAATAAGTAGGAAAAAATTTACCAGTCAATCACCAAATGATAACTAAAGGCAAAACCATGATGAAAGCACAGTCTGGATTATGTAGATCAAGAAGCTTGCTGAAGTAAAAGACAAACCGAAATTTGAGGTCCATAAGTTGAGAAGAGCCCATAAAATTGATCCGTGTAAGGATACTTAGCACAGATCTACAAAAGAAAAGATACCAAGCATAAGCAAAATATGTCTACAAACAAAATACTAAATCATCAAAGTGGTTTTGTTTTGCAGAGGTTTTACCATAGGCTGACTAAATCCTAGCTCAAAACGAGAGTGGGTATCAGTAGGTGATGACTGCAGTGATATGGTTGTCTGAGGCTTCTGTGCATTACCTAACACTTTACAATCATCTGAAGAAGAAACATCTTAAAAGTTAATCCCACAGGAAAGTTGGTGTCAAGTGCAGCAAAAACTGTaacttcaaagttcaaaacAAATGGGAAAAAAGAAGCTTTTCTCTGATAGTTTAAAGCAATTCAGAATTCTAACAAGAAGCTCTATACTTTGCATATCTTTCTGCTCTCAACTAAGAATGACTTATAATGAAAATGGGCCCTCATATGGAAGATATTTAACCATGTCCCATTCATGGAAATAAAAAGAACCCAAGATATGACTATAGCAAGAGATGCTGCAAAGTTTTTACTTGCCAAAAGCTTAGCAGAAAAGAATATTGCTTGCTTTGTCTTTGAAGTCCCAAATCATGTGCAACTACACTGATATTTGCAGCTTCccttagaatcaattctccccGAGTAAAACCACTTTCGGATGACAATATAGATTTTTGGGAGTCATCTTGGACAATTGATTCCAGTCCCAAAATCAATTTGTTAGAAGCTAGACAGAGTAGCTTTTGCGTTGAACATAATTAATTGTGAGATTTTGCAACTAGATGTCACAACATTACCCTACAAAATTCACTTATTTCATTAAtgcatccaaacataaatcacttcacTTTGAACTCATTTTTACTACGGTCAGTTTTACCAAAACCAACTTATTGTGTTATTTACATGTTTGTGCATCATACATCCACAATCAAATTAAATACCTGGGAAGATGGTAAACTGAGTTGTGTGTCCTTTGGCCAACACTTGTTCAGCTCCTCTAGCCGATTGCTTACCGGCAGCAAGTTGGTCTACCGAGATAGGCGGCTCCAACGAAAAGGGTTTCATTTGGCCACAAGACTCACCATAAACAGCTTGAGATCCAAAAGCACTCCACCATGGTGCTGAAGTTGCAGATGACAACTGCCCAACAAAATTGTGCGCAATCCCTTCATGTTCTATGAGATTAGCAGTTTGCATCGCCATATGCACCCTCCAAAATTATCCAAAAGATTATTTCTAAGTTAATCCTTAAACAACTTCCTGTAAGGTAAGATGGAAAAACAAATACCAAAACAAGTGAAACAATTAGCAAGGCTGAGAGCCAGAAACATTATACAGCTTCTAAAAGGACAGATTTTTCCAATAAAAGAGAAGGTAGAAAAAGCAAAAACAGTATGTTCTACCTGGGATTTTTATCCAGTCTTCAGCATAAACGTCAGAAAAAAGGAGCTGGATTGAAAAATACACAAAACAGAATTTCAATTTCCACACCTTATCAATaactataataatataaaaaaatcaataccACACAAGAAAGCCTAAGCAATAGaaacttaaaaaaattgaacatgGGGGACATAGGAGTGGACATAAGTAGAAAGAAGACAAAAGTAAGGTGGGAATTACAATCAAGAAAGACACAGTCCAACAACAATCCCAACAGAAAAGTACAAACAATGAACCATACATACCAAATACAAAACCCAGATACATAAACAAAACCAAAACAGAGAAAGcattaatgaaaaataaatatatactcCCCCAAAAATAACCAGAAAGTCAAGCTCAATAGAGTGAGTTAAactccaagaagaagaagaagaaacatagAAAGAAAGTGCACtgacaagcagaagaagaaacagCAAGAATCCTTAAGCAGAGAAAACCCCATTAGATTGGAGCCATGTCGGTATAATATGAAGCACACACTCAAGGTGAGAGAAAGTGGAACTgggaaagaagagagattaattAAATGCATACAAAAATAATACACCAATGGGGTTTGGTTTTCATGCTTAACCAGGACCCTCCACCATCTTAGTACTATGTGCCTAGTTCATTACTTTATATTATTTCTAACTTGGATTATTATTAtacatcaaaattaaattcTTTGCCGTCCTATCTAACAAAAAAATTCCCTGTAGCTGTAATGTGCGTTTGGATTACGTTCTTATACATAAATTCTTTGAGCTTGTGACATCTAATCGACATATATGTTTAACGACCATTTTTAACATgaaatgtaaaaaaaagtttaagGAAATTCAACCTctgttaataaaaaaaatgtttaatcgCAATCTATACAGTGTTTCCTAATCTTTAGATAGATTTCTTTTAAATATTTTGCATATTGTGACGAGGTATAATGTGACCAAAATTGTATGTTCAACAGTGTGATAGTTTGAGAAACTACATTTTGCGCATGTTTGGAAATGTTTTTAGAAATAATTTTTAAGACAGAATTAATTTTATGAAGAAATTTTTCTAGTAGCTTCTAGATTTATTAATTCtcatagaagaaaaacaattctAATAAAAGTGAAACTCATCCAAAAAGTATAACTAGCTTTTCTCAAAAAGGATTGCGAGATTTCCCATAGCATAAACAAACATGTATATAATGATGTACACCATGTACCATGTACAAGTTGGAAATCCAAGGCTAATATCCACTCAATCAAATTTAGTTACAATATGttttatcaaaaaataaattattttgagcAGCTGAGCATTACCACCTGTCTCTCTCTTTTTTCAATGACTTACTTTATCATGCCAAGATGTACTAATTTAGAACTCCAAACATTGCCGGGTAAATAgtcaagttggtccctgaatgtgtcaacCGCCTTCAtgttggtccctaaacttctaaaatgcatCTCACGGTCCCTAAATGTGGCAAAATGCATTCAAGTTAGTCCCTGGCGTTAAAAATCTTAACAGACGTTAACGGAGTGGCTCGCATGTCATATTTTTTTCCACTTGGAAATTCCACGTCGGAAAAGAGATTTGACCGAAACATAAattttcaatttagtccctatgGTTAAAAAAAATACCTTTCTCTCCCCCATCTTCCTcctctccccaccaccatcaccctctctTCCTTCCACCTTCCTCCTCAGCCGTCCACTGCACTACCACCACTTTAAAATCCCAACTCAAAATCCATAAACCAAAAAACCCCCAAATTTTCAAACAGGTGAATCGCATATGCTTATCGCaagttttcaaatttgagctacGCTCCTCTCTTGTCTGTTGCGCTGTTGAATCACTCACCGACCCATCTCCAACGTTGGTGTTTTCCACAATTCACCACCACCAACTGCACCAACCACTCACCATTCACCAACAACATCGAAAATAAACACCCAATTCCAACACTGTAGTCTGTATCTCAAACCCTAGAGATACATCCTCTATGCTCAATCTAGAACCATCGACCACCGTTCATCGTTCTGAGCCTCCCTCAGTTCGGCGTCATCGCCGCCTAAGACCTCCACTCCCGCTGCCTCTTCCTCTCTCACTTCCCTCTAAACCACGACGCCACATCGCACTGGACTCCAACGACTTCGATCTTCTCAAACTCGTGTTGTTTGACGGGTGAGGGAGGTATTATGTTCGATCTGTGTTGTCTAAGGGTGAAATTTGAAAGCTTTGGAGGGTTTGAGTCACTTGGGAAAGTCGGTTGtcgctctccctctctctctcgctctacCCCGTTCTCTCTCAATCTCTGTTTGGCCTCACCAGAGCCTTGAATCAATATGCAATATCACTATCTTAGTGTTTAGACGTTATTGTTTATGAGTTTGAATTTAGGGATTTTAAATTAGTGTTTTTGGGATTTTTGAATCGATGTTTCCATTTCTGGGTTGAACATGGCGGTTCCGGGAAGAGACAGGGGATCTTTCATCACTTTGTGGAATGGGGCGGTAATTTTTTTATCTGCCAAAGACAAGGAGAAATAAACGGCTGCATTTGGAGACTTATTTTCATTGCACTACAAATTGGTAATGAATATAGCTCTATACATTGATTCACATGAAAGgaaaaaaggaaacaatcatGTGTACATTGTCCTTGTATGAGAGACAAAGTTATTGTCTCTTAGCAatgcttttccctttctttgcaGCTTTAATTTGTATCTGCCCAGACCCTGAGCTTTGGGTACAAAATATATCTCTCTTTCAATTACCCGGTTCATATTAATAAAACTGTTTAGCAACTTTGATGTCAACTCAAACATATGCATCAGTATATATAAGGTAAGACCTATGTTAATTAGCAATGCTTCCACATGAAGCATGAAGGAGTAGGAGTTGTGGTTTCTGGGTTTTGGTTATTGTTTCTGGATATCTGCTACAAATCCAACAGCGGAGGGAGGAGCTCAAGGTGAGGTGGGAGACCCAATTCCAACTCTGTAGTCTGTAGTCTCCAAATGGGGTTGTGATATAAAGTGTGTTAAGCTCATCCTTCTTCCATAAATTTGGGGGTTTTTGGTTTATGGTTTATGGTTTTTGAGTTGGGATtttagagtggtggtggtggagtgggTGGTCGGTTGAGGAGGAAGGTGGGAGGAAGAGAgggggtgatggtggtggggagaggtagaggaagatgggggagtgaatgaaatttttttcaACCATAGGGAGTAAATTGAAACCTTTAAAAACTTTCTCAACATACAAATGTCACCTAAGCTTCAgccttgacaaaaaaaaaatccatgtcaGCATTCCGTTAACCCCTGTTAAGATTTTTAACGTCTGGACTAACTTGAATGCATTTTGCCACATCCAAGGATTGCGGGatgcattttagaagtttagggaccaacttAAAGGCGgttgacacattcagggaccaacttggctatttacccaaaCATTGCCACTAATCCTTTTCCACTATTTATAGGGATACTACTTCCTGCTCTAGCTACctctttcttcattttttacaTCTTAAACCAAAAATAGAATTGTGCAAGGCAAGAACAAGTTGGGGAACGTGGCCAAGTATACTAATATTATTTTAACTGTCCACCCATCTGTTTGTCGTAATGTCCTTTTAATTGTT
This is a stretch of genomic DNA from Lotus japonicus ecotype B-129 chromosome 1, LjGifu_v1.2. It encodes these proteins:
- the LOC130725981 gene encoding protein MAINTENANCE OF MERISTEMS-like, with the translated sequence MAKRKSQGRRKSHVAGSSHDATEDVEDRYTAPDDVEDRHRRLHASFRRVRGRFGEDQDVGGTSNEERRDPCEMIHEPSRQTNPEPSPPSRRMTPQSSAESEHEVDVEHEVDVELQVDVEPEVGVELEGDAGARRDEVPVQTEAPFPGGPDDLSLLVRYPHHVAPCLWHHIIGTDPRYPDRGVLKFASAGMKLAKLTCEGEGDDMSAVRQRVEGTGLYPLFSCTYLEIDTPLLSALVERWHEDTSSFHMPFGEMTITLDDVSSILHLPMGDRFYTPGQASREQAAETCVLLLGGVATDYIMEFKAVKTIGLRFGFLQTLYTRALAEHRHDHAARMWLLHLLGSTLFANKSGGHYTSVHWIGMLQHLDRVSEYAWGAIALATLYDALGHASRRKTKQMSGCSSLLVAWVFEHFPPTIIQRIEVPEYTEDQPRACRWMESRAGHAGLMERRVLFDQMTAEDVIWTPYEEHRSHRELDVRALYSGYIRTPIRTAVRPHLPERVMRQLGTCSLSRDTHLL
- the LOC130730822 gene encoding nuclear transcription factor Y subunit A-10-like, with the protein product MAMQTANLIEHEGIAHNFVGQLSSATSAPWWSAFGSQAVYGESCGQMKPFSLEPPISVDQLAAGKQSARGAEQVLAKGHTTQFTIFPDDCKVLGNAQKPQTTISLQSSPTDTHSRFELGFSQPMICAKYPYTDQFYGLFSTYGPQISGRIMLPLNLTTDEGPIYVNAKQYHGIIRRRQSRAKAVLDRKMTKRRKPYLHESRHLHALRRPRGCGGRFLNTKVSANGNGKTGRDVKKTGGEQLQSSGSQGSDVFQSEVGTLNSSKETNGSSPNVSGLEVTSMYSRGGFDTFSFNHLGSSVYPLADMVDCGRGIMPTKWVAAGGNSCNLNT